The Parashewanella tropica genome window below encodes:
- the aceE gene encoding pyruvate dehydrogenase (acetyl-transferring), homodimeric type codes for MSEDLLQDVDPLETQEWLEAMQAVLEQEGPERAHYLLEKMIDKARRNGTYLPYKSTTAYLNTIPAGQEPQMPGNQEMEHRIRALVRWNALAMVLRGSAKDLELGGHISSFASSATIYDVCFNHFFRGPNEKDGGDLVYFQGHIAPGIYSRSFLEGRLTEDQLGNFRQEVDGEGLSSYPHPKLMGDYWQFPTVSMGLGPIQAIYQARFLKYLTDRGIKDCSEQTVYCFLGDGECDEPEALGAIGLAAREELDNLVFIINCNLQRLDGPVRGNGKIIQELEGTFAGAGWEVVKLIWGRYWDPLLASDTSGKLLQLMEETVDGEYQNCKAKGGAYTREHFFGKYPETAAMVANMSDDDIWRLNRGGHDPVKIYAALDKAKKTKGRPTVILAKTVKGYGLGDAGEGKNIAHNVKKMAVDSIREFRDRFNIPVPDDKLEEIPFYHPGMDSPEVKYMLERRQALHGFVPQRLEKFSEEMQVPALSTFDNVLKGSNGREISSTMAFGRILTSLLKDKQIGKNIVPIIPDEARTFGMEGLFRQVGIYAHEGQKYVPQDKDQVAYYREDKKGQVLQEGINELGAMSSWVSAATSYSVNDKPMIPFYIYYSMFGFQRIGDLAWAAGDMKARGFLVGGTSGRTTLNGEGLQHQDGHSHILANTIPNCVTYDPTYGYEIAVIVQDGIRRMYGNQEDIFYYITTMNENYVQPAMPEGAEEGIKKGIYKLETLEGSGKGKVQLMGSGTILEQVRNAAEALSKDFGITTDVFSVTSFNELTRDGQDVERYNMLNPTAIPKKPYISEVISADSPAIAATDYMKIYGEQLRNYMPTDYKVLGTDGFGRSDSRANLRHHFEVDAKFIVVAALKSLVDRDELPVDVLTDTIKQYGIDTDKVNPQHA; via the coding sequence ATGTCTGAAGATTTACTACAAGACGTAGATCCATTAGAAACTCAGGAATGGCTTGAAGCCATGCAAGCAGTATTGGAGCAAGAAGGTCCAGAACGTGCGCATTACTTACTAGAAAAAATGATCGACAAGGCGCGTCGTAACGGAACTTACTTGCCTTACAAGTCTACTACTGCTTACTTAAATACCATTCCTGCTGGTCAAGAGCCACAGATGCCGGGCAACCAAGAAATGGAACACCGCATTCGCGCCTTAGTCCGTTGGAATGCATTGGCCATGGTATTGCGTGGATCGGCAAAAGATTTAGAACTTGGTGGTCACATTTCAAGTTTCGCATCAAGTGCAACCATTTATGATGTGTGTTTTAACCACTTCTTCCGTGGTCCAAACGAAAAAGACGGCGGTGACTTAGTTTACTTCCAAGGTCACATTGCTCCGGGTATCTATTCTCGTTCTTTCCTTGAAGGTCGTTTAACTGAAGATCAATTAGGTAACTTCCGTCAAGAAGTGGATGGTGAAGGTCTATCTTCATATCCACACCCGAAATTAATGGGTGATTACTGGCAGTTCCCAACGGTATCTATGGGTCTTGGTCCTATCCAAGCGATTTACCAAGCACGTTTCCTAAAATACCTGACTGACCGTGGTATCAAAGATTGTTCAGAGCAAACCGTATACTGCTTCTTAGGTGACGGTGAGTGTGATGAACCAGAAGCATTAGGTGCAATTGGTCTTGCTGCTCGCGAAGAGCTAGATAACCTAGTGTTCATCATCAACTGTAACTTGCAGCGCTTAGACGGTCCTGTACGTGGTAACGGTAAGATCATTCAAGAGCTTGAAGGTACCTTTGCTGGCGCTGGCTGGGAAGTGGTTAAGCTGATTTGGGGTCGTTACTGGGATCCACTATTAGCATCAGACACCAGTGGTAAGCTATTACAATTGATGGAAGAAACCGTAGACGGTGAATACCAAAACTGTAAGGCCAAAGGTGGCGCGTATACTCGTGAACACTTCTTTGGTAAGTACCCAGAAACCGCAGCTATGGTTGCGAATATGTCTGATGATGACATCTGGCGTCTAAACCGTGGTGGTCATGATCCTGTTAAGATTTACGCTGCACTAGACAAAGCCAAGAAGACCAAAGGTCGCCCAACGGTAATTCTTGCGAAAACCGTAAAAGGTTATGGTCTAGGTGATGCGGGTGAAGGTAAAAACATCGCCCACAACGTGAAGAAGATGGCGGTAGATTCAATCCGTGAATTCCGTGATCGCTTCAATATTCCGGTACCGGATGACAAGCTAGAAGAAATCCCATTCTATCACCCAGGTATGGACTCACCTGAAGTGAAGTACATGCTTGAGCGTCGTCAAGCGTTGCACGGTTTTGTACCACAGCGTTTAGAGAAGTTCTCTGAAGAGATGCAAGTTCCAGCGTTAAGCACCTTTGACAATGTACTGAAAGGGTCAAACGGTCGTGAAATTTCATCGACCATGGCATTTGGTCGTATCCTGACGTCACTGCTTAAAGATAAGCAAATTGGTAAGAACATTGTTCCTATCATTCCTGATGAAGCGCGTACTTTCGGTATGGAAGGTCTATTCCGTCAAGTTGGTATCTACGCTCACGAAGGTCAAAAGTACGTTCCACAAGATAAAGATCAAGTGGCTTACTACCGTGAAGACAAGAAAGGTCAGGTACTGCAAGAAGGCATTAACGAGCTAGGTGCAATGTCATCTTGGGTTTCTGCGGCAACCAGTTACTCAGTGAACGACAAGCCAATGATCCCATTCTACATCTACTACTCAATGTTTGGTTTCCAACGTATTGGTGACTTAGCGTGGGCAGCAGGTGACATGAAAGCCCGTGGTTTCCTAGTGGGTGGTACCTCAGGTCGTACAACCCTTAACGGTGAAGGTCTACAACACCAAGATGGTCACAGCCACATTTTGGCGAACACTATCCCGAACTGTGTGACTTACGATCCAACTTACGGTTATGAGATTGCGGTCATCGTTCAAGATGGTATTCGTCGTATGTATGGTAACCAAGAAGATATCTTCTACTACATCACTACTATGAACGAAAACTACGTTCAGCCTGCAATGCCAGAAGGTGCGGAAGAAGGCATCAAGAAAGGTATCTACAAACTAGAAACCCTTGAAGGTTCTGGTAAAGGTAAAGTACAGCTAATGGGCTCAGGTACGATTCTTGAGCAAGTTCGCAACGCGGCTGAAGCCTTATCGAAAGATTTCGGTATCACCACTGACGTATTCTCAGTAACCAGCTTCAACGAGCTAACGCGTGATGGACAAGACGTTGAGCGTTACAACATGCTTAACCCAACGGCTATTCCGAAGAAGCCTTACATCAGCGAAGTGATCTCAGCAGACAGCCCTGCCATTGCCGCAACTGACTACATGAAGATTTACGGCGAGCAGCTGCGCAACTACATGCCAACCGACTACAAAGTATTAGGTACTGACGGTTTCGGTCGCTCTGACAGTCGTGCGAACCTACGTCACCACTTCGAAGTTGACGCTAAGTTCATCGTAGTAGCGGCACTTAAGAGCCTAGTTGACCGTGACGAGCTACCCGTAGATGTATTGACTGACACTATCAAGCAATACGGCATCGACACTGATAAAGTTAACCCACAACACGCGTAA
- the pdhR gene encoding pyruvate dehydrogenase complex transcriptional repressor PdhR produces the protein MAYSKVSQPKISDVIMGQLEQMILEGSLQPGQKLPPERELAAQFDVSRPSLREAIQKLEVKGLLTRRQGGGTFVKAQLWQSMADPIVELMQSDSESQYDLLEFRHATEGMMAYFAALRGTDADLQSIKRCIVEVEQATEIEQKATAIVNFYRSIAEASHNVAMLHLVLSLEPVLHKNVAENLVLLHRRPEAAQMANDHRRGLLAAIVDRNPHAAREASNKHLSYIEEVMLSTREEDSRLQRSLRRLKSND, from the coding sequence GTGGCATACAGCAAGGTCAGCCAGCCGAAAATTTCTGATGTCATCATGGGTCAACTGGAACAAATGATCCTTGAAGGCAGTTTACAGCCGGGACAAAAACTTCCGCCAGAGCGTGAGCTTGCGGCGCAATTTGATGTGTCGCGTCCATCACTGCGTGAAGCGATTCAGAAATTAGAAGTCAAAGGCTTACTGACTCGTCGTCAAGGTGGAGGCACTTTTGTCAAAGCTCAGCTTTGGCAAAGTATGGCGGATCCTATTGTTGAGCTGATGCAAAGCGACTCCGAAAGTCAGTATGACCTTTTGGAGTTTCGTCATGCCACAGAAGGCATGATGGCTTACTTTGCCGCGCTTCGTGGTACTGATGCTGATTTGCAATCCATTAAACGTTGTATTGTAGAAGTAGAGCAAGCGACTGAAATTGAACAAAAAGCTACGGCAATTGTGAATTTTTATCGCTCGATTGCCGAAGCCTCCCATAACGTCGCCATGTTGCATCTCGTCCTGAGCTTAGAGCCCGTTTTACATAAAAACGTAGCTGAAAATTTAGTGTTACTGCATCGTCGTCCAGAAGCCGCGCAAATGGCTAATGACCACAGACGTGGTTTGCTGGCAGCGATTGTAGATAGAAACCCCCATGCGGCACGTGAAGCTTCCAATAAGCACCTTAGCTATATTGAAGAAGTCATGCTGTCGACACGGGAAGAAGACAGCAGATTGCAACGCAGTCTGCGCCGTTTAAAGAGCAATGACTAA
- the ampD gene encoding 1,6-anhydro-N-acetylmuramyl-L-alanine amidase AmpD, whose amino-acid sequence MIHSICEGWHQNATHRHSTHFNDRPNNEVSLLVIHNISLPAEQFGTPYVDDLFMGCLDCKAHNSFSELKGIRVSAHFVIFRDGTLHQYVSCNDRAWHAGVSEFEGRENCNDFAIGIELEGSDHQPFTEQQYQCLVSLTQDIMQAYPQITSNRITGHSDIAPHRKTDPGPYFDWNYYLSHLS is encoded by the coding sequence ATGATACATTCTATTTGCGAAGGCTGGCACCAGAACGCCACCCATCGGCATTCCACTCACTTTAATGACCGTCCTAACAACGAAGTCAGCTTATTAGTGATCCACAATATCAGTTTGCCTGCTGAGCAATTTGGAACGCCTTATGTTGATGATTTATTTATGGGTTGTTTAGATTGCAAAGCCCATAACAGTTTTTCCGAATTAAAAGGTATAAGAGTGTCAGCTCACTTCGTCATTTTCCGTGATGGAACGTTGCACCAATACGTCAGTTGTAATGACAGAGCATGGCATGCTGGAGTTTCAGAGTTTGAAGGCCGTGAAAACTGCAATGACTTTGCGATTGGTATTGAGCTCGAAGGCAGTGACCACCAGCCATTTACTGAGCAACAATACCAATGCTTAGTTTCATTGACCCAAGACATCATGCAAGCCTACCCCCAAATCACCTCAAATAGAATTACAGGCCATAGTGACATCGCACCTCACAGAAAAACAGATCCAGGTCCTTATTTTGATTGGAATTATTATTTATCTCATTTAAGCTAG
- the ampE gene encoding beta-lactamase regulator AmpE, translating into MALFSLLIAIFVERMKWVSTSFQIDALLERFHRLFIGDNSLRSPLFLLLGLTLPTIVTAVLLWLVQGIFWGSFSLLLWVITASICFSHTELRNIFKQFMQAAINGDVQGCFRFADQLDCHQQLDATGENELGKKVGQSVAWLNYRHYGAIAIYLVLLGPIGIVFYSTIRFYADKARKEQRKLPILASLFFIVDWIPSRIFAFGYLLSGHFSSAFSTWLSRASNPATCARDIVTETALTAEVLPEKSDAPVCIQSTIALLALTKRTFVFLVTILSLLTIFGWVN; encoded by the coding sequence ATGGCGTTATTTTCACTATTAATAGCAATTTTTGTAGAACGTATGAAATGGGTATCAACGTCGTTTCAAATTGATGCGCTTCTCGAACGATTTCATCGACTGTTCATTGGTGATAACTCGCTTAGATCTCCGTTATTTTTACTCTTGGGTTTGACCTTGCCGACCATTGTCACCGCCGTATTGCTGTGGTTAGTTCAGGGTATATTTTGGGGAAGTTTCAGCCTATTACTTTGGGTGATCACCGCTTCCATTTGTTTTAGTCACACTGAGCTTCGCAATATATTCAAGCAATTTATGCAAGCAGCCATTAACGGTGACGTACAAGGATGTTTTCGTTTTGCCGATCAGCTCGACTGCCATCAACAACTGGATGCCACTGGAGAAAACGAATTAGGTAAAAAAGTCGGCCAAAGTGTCGCATGGCTCAATTACCGCCATTATGGTGCCATCGCTATTTATCTCGTATTACTCGGACCCATTGGCATTGTGTTTTACAGCACTATTCGCTTTTATGCGGATAAAGCAAGAAAAGAACAAAGAAAGCTGCCCATCTTAGCCAGCTTATTTTTCATTGTAGACTGGATACCCAGCCGCATTTTTGCTTTTGGTTACCTGCTTAGCGGTCATTTTTCTTCAGCCTTCAGTACTTGGTTATCCCGCGCCAGTAACCCTGCTACTTGTGCTAGAGACATAGTGACTGAAACCGCATTAACGGCAGAAGTACTCCCTGAAAAGTCAGATGCTCCTGTATGTATCCAATCAACTATCGCATTATTGGCCCTTACTAAACGCACCTTTGTTTTTCTGGTGACCATATTGTCACTACTTACGATTTTTGGTTGGGTGAATTAG
- the nadC gene encoding carboxylating nicotinate-nucleotide diphosphorylase has product MLENDIRLSVTTALNEDLGLTPAANDTVHSRAQQLLEADITASLIPTDKQAKGHLITREDGVFCGKAWAEQVFNQLGGEVVLHWHVDDGDLVIANQELCEFEGPAHVILTGERTAMNFIQTLSGVATLTKLYVDKLAGTNTKLLDTRKTLPGMRLAQKYAVTCGGGHNHRIGLFDAFLIKENHILACGGIAQAVETARGNHQDKAVEVEVESLDELKQALDANADIIMLDNFDVTMMLDAVQINKGYLAQDRGAKLEVSGDVTLETIGKFAETGVDFISVGALTKHVKALDLSLRLK; this is encoded by the coding sequence ATGCTCGAAAATGACATTCGACTTTCTGTAACCACAGCTTTAAACGAAGATCTTGGCTTAACGCCAGCCGCAAATGATACTGTGCATTCGCGAGCGCAACAGTTACTTGAAGCCGATATTACCGCATCGCTTATCCCAACAGATAAACAGGCTAAAGGTCACTTGATCACTCGTGAAGATGGCGTCTTTTGTGGTAAAGCGTGGGCTGAACAAGTCTTTAACCAATTGGGTGGCGAAGTCGTACTGCATTGGCACGTCGATGACGGTGATCTCGTCATCGCCAACCAAGAATTATGTGAATTCGAAGGTCCTGCCCACGTTATCCTTACTGGTGAGCGCACCGCCATGAATTTTATCCAAACGCTATCGGGCGTTGCGACTTTAACGAAATTATATGTCGATAAACTGGCAGGAACCAACACTAAACTGCTTGATACTCGTAAAACCTTACCGGGTATGCGTCTTGCACAAAAGTATGCGGTCACTTGCGGCGGTGGTCACAATCACCGCATTGGGTTGTTTGATGCTTTTCTTATCAAGGAAAACCACATTTTAGCCTGTGGTGGCATTGCTCAAGCAGTAGAAACCGCGCGTGGTAATCATCAGGATAAAGCGGTAGAAGTCGAAGTTGAATCGCTTGATGAGCTCAAACAAGCCCTTGACGCTAATGCAGATATCATCATGCTGGATAACTTTGATGTCACCATGATGCTTGATGCCGTACAAATCAACAAAGGCTATCTAGCACAAGATCGTGGTGCAAAATTAGAAGTATCAGGTGATGTGACTTTAGAAACCATTGGTAAATTTGCCGAAACGGGCGTGGACTTTATTTCCGTTGGCGCCTTAACCAAGCATGTTAAAGCTTTAGATTTGTCATTAAGGTTGAAATAA
- a CDS encoding ankyrin repeat domain-containing protein, translating into MAEAKVAIGSDVVSVYEQLAKQVTDPKGLVRIEYKGGFLVTVNRKSFLVSLHKRFFGPPSGDLKVPKFCRLDYTAERWTGNIMSELDPYDDVECHDIAGFFNRLNKYAVCAQNEDTQGIKAYLQIGIPVDFSVPLMRSPFEMALTHKPKKAEALVAGMIKANLTPTPRHLHHAIKRNQTGVIDQLIVAGVLLDEPYQNQLPLLFTIKQAEKVGVDRFQIEQTALHLIDRGASTNFIIRNEKNTLLHLAITYRMFELAAKALETYPDHVNAQNNVGDTPLHLALSDSKVNLAFVQQLLAQSADVNLPNLKGELPIVIAAKKGRADIVEALLNANAKVFVNDQTAKGKSVKVYQTLQSMFPKRNYKGLNTLIEKRHQEELKQDLHEFQEIDDFDDLDSGFKLPSRKEAEALIKQVNGKKSSTSKPTATSQPAQPSQQPKASQQAKQAQQTRAAQPVPVKSTQLTPSQMQQTNDEMYEL; encoded by the coding sequence ATGGCTGAAGCTAAAGTTGCGATAGGAAGTGACGTTGTCTCTGTTTATGAGCAACTGGCTAAGCAAGTCACTGATCCAAAGGGGTTAGTTCGCATTGAATATAAAGGTGGATTTTTAGTTACCGTTAATCGAAAGTCGTTTTTGGTGTCACTGCACAAACGCTTCTTTGGCCCTCCTAGTGGTGATTTGAAAGTGCCGAAGTTCTGTCGTTTGGACTATACCGCTGAGCGTTGGACTGGAAACATCATGTCTGAACTCGATCCATACGATGATGTGGAGTGCCATGATATTGCAGGCTTTTTTAATCGACTCAATAAATATGCAGTCTGTGCTCAAAATGAAGATACTCAAGGCATTAAGGCGTATCTACAAATTGGCATACCTGTTGACTTTTCTGTACCGTTAATGCGTTCACCTTTTGAAATGGCGTTAACCCACAAGCCCAAAAAAGCTGAGGCTCTGGTCGCTGGTATGATTAAAGCCAATTTAACGCCAACACCTCGACATTTACATCATGCAATAAAAAGGAATCAAACGGGGGTGATCGATCAGTTAATTGTTGCTGGGGTTCTGCTTGATGAACCTTATCAAAACCAATTACCGTTATTATTCACTATCAAACAAGCAGAAAAGGTGGGTGTAGATCGTTTTCAAATAGAACAAACCGCATTGCACTTGATCGATAGAGGAGCTAGCACCAATTTTATAATAAGAAATGAAAAAAATACGTTATTACATTTAGCGATTACATACAGGATGTTTGAATTGGCGGCTAAGGCGCTTGAGACTTACCCTGACCATGTAAATGCCCAAAATAATGTTGGTGATACACCGCTGCATCTTGCTTTGTCAGACAGTAAGGTGAATTTAGCGTTTGTTCAACAACTGCTTGCACAGAGCGCTGATGTTAATCTACCTAATTTAAAGGGTGAGTTACCTATCGTGATAGCGGCCAAAAAAGGTCGTGCCGATATCGTTGAAGCTCTGCTTAATGCCAATGCAAAAGTGTTTGTTAATGATCAAACTGCAAAAGGTAAATCTGTTAAAGTTTATCAAACGTTACAAAGCATGTTTCCTAAGCGTAACTATAAAGGTTTGAATACTCTAATTGAGAAAAGACATCAAGAAGAGTTGAAGCAGGATCTACACGAGTTTCAAGAAATTGATGATTTCGATGATTTAGATTCAGGTTTTAAGTTACCATCTAGAAAAGAGGCTGAGGCGTTGATTAAACAGGTGAATGGTAAAAAAAGCTCAACGTCTAAACCGACTGCAACGTCGCAACCAGCTCAGCCGTCTCAACAGCCTAAGGCGAGTCAACAGGCTAAGCAGGCTCAGCAAACGAGAGCAGCTCAGCCAGTACCAGTGAAGTCTACTCAATTGACACCATCTCAAATGCAGCAGACAAACGATGAAATGTACGAGTTGTAA
- a CDS encoding pilin, translating to MKGTKGFTLIELMIVVAIIGILAAVALPQYRDYVTQAEGSASMKSISAYSQKIATCIQTGISCDEIKTEVANVSQLVLAPADVKQNTAQKLTYTGDNCKLVADFSNAGAISYTVTAEGNGELSQCYAGAGIEAPAAPTK from the coding sequence ATGAAAGGTACTAAGGGTTTTACCCTAATCGAATTAATGATCGTAGTGGCGATTATTGGTATTTTGGCAGCAGTGGCGTTGCCACAGTACCGTGATTATGTAACGCAAGCTGAAGGTAGTGCTTCAATGAAATCTATCAGTGCTTATTCTCAAAAAATAGCTACTTGTATTCAAACTGGTATCAGCTGTGATGAGATTAAAACTGAAGTAGCAAACGTAAGCCAACTTGTACTTGCTCCAGCTGATGTAAAACAAAATACTGCACAAAAGCTAACTTATACTGGCGATAATTGTAAGTTAGTTGCCGATTTCAGTAATGCTGGTGCAATTTCTTATACTGTAACAGCTGAAGGTAATGGCGAATTATCTCAATGCTATGCAGGTGCGGGAATCGAAGCTCCAGCAGCTCCTACTAAATAG
- the pilB gene encoding type IV-A pilus assembly ATPase PilB, with product MPQSGLHIAFSTLLIRQQLIDNKKLEQLIKLANKNKLTFIQALIHDGVLTAKEIVELGHQEYHTPKMDLAEFDISSIPETFLNLKLIEQHRCLPLFEKKNRLYIATSDPTNFRALEDFQFNLGMHTEAVLVEDDKLSDVLERVLEDDLTSLDLSDMDEEALAGVEVAETERKDDDDNDGKDDAPIVIYINKILTDAIRKGASDLHFEPYEKRYRIRFRIDGVLQQISEPPISLASRIAARLKVMSKLDIAERRVPQDGRIKLRVSRKKSTDFRVSTLPTIWGEKIVMRILDSESAQLGIEKLGYEPTQQKMYTDALAQPQGMILVTGPTGSGKTVSLYTGLNILNTEERNISTAEDPVEINLEGVNQVHINTKAGLTFASALRSFLRQDPDIVMVGEIRDLETAEIAIKAAQTGHLVLSTLHTNSAAETLTRLSNMGVAGYNIASSVTLIIAQRLARRLCEKCKAPEDVPVAELERLGFSQKDIDSKFTVFKPVGCEKCTAGFKGRVGIYEVMKMSGELAKCIMEGGNSLELLEIAKKEGMDTLRQSGLSKVVQGISSINEINRVTSF from the coding sequence ATGCCTCAATCCGGTCTTCATATTGCCTTTTCTACCTTACTGATACGCCAACAGCTGATTGATAACAAAAAGCTCGAACAGCTGATTAAGCTTGCTAACAAAAACAAACTCACCTTTATTCAAGCCTTAATTCACGATGGAGTGCTCACCGCCAAAGAGATTGTTGAGCTAGGGCATCAGGAATACCATACCCCTAAAATGGACTTGGCTGAGTTTGATATCAGCAGTATTCCCGAAACTTTTTTAAATTTAAAGCTGATTGAACAACACCGATGTTTGCCGCTGTTTGAAAAGAAAAACCGTCTTTATATTGCGACGTCCGACCCAACCAACTTCCGCGCTCTTGAGGACTTTCAGTTTAACCTTGGCATGCACACCGAAGCGGTATTGGTGGAAGACGATAAACTCAGTGACGTTTTAGAAAGAGTGCTTGAGGATGACTTAACCAGCCTAGATTTATCCGATATGGATGAAGAAGCCCTTGCTGGTGTGGAAGTCGCGGAAACCGAACGTAAAGACGATGATGATAACGACGGCAAAGATGATGCCCCAATTGTTATCTACATTAATAAAATTTTGACCGATGCCATTAGAAAAGGCGCATCGGATTTACACTTTGAACCTTACGAAAAGCGTTACCGTATTCGTTTTCGTATTGATGGTGTACTCCAACAAATTTCAGAGCCTCCGATTTCCCTCGCCAGCCGCATTGCCGCCCGTTTAAAAGTGATGTCAAAACTGGACATTGCCGAGCGTCGTGTGCCGCAAGATGGTCGAATAAAATTACGCGTCAGCCGTAAGAAGTCTACTGACTTTCGTGTCAGTACCCTGCCCACCATTTGGGGCGAAAAAATCGTAATGCGTATTTTGGACTCAGAATCGGCGCAACTGGGTATCGAAAAACTCGGCTATGAGCCAACTCAGCAAAAAATGTATACCGATGCCTTAGCGCAGCCCCAAGGCATGATTTTGGTGACAGGCCCAACAGGCTCAGGTAAAACCGTTTCTTTGTATACGGGTCTTAATATTCTTAACACCGAAGAGCGCAATATTTCCACCGCCGAAGATCCTGTGGAAATTAACCTTGAAGGCGTTAATCAAGTTCATATTAATACCAAAGCAGGCTTAACTTTTGCTTCAGCACTTCGCTCTTTCTTACGTCAAGATCCCGATATTGTTATGGTGGGTGAGATCCGTGATTTAGAAACTGCTGAAATCGCCATTAAAGCGGCACAAACAGGTCACTTGGTATTATCGACCTTACATACCAACTCAGCGGCTGAAACTCTAACCCGTTTATCCAATATGGGCGTTGCTGGCTATAACATTGCCAGCTCGGTTACCTTAATCATCGCCCAGCGTCTTGCCAGACGCTTATGTGAGAAATGCAAAGCCCCCGAAGACGTACCCGTTGCAGAATTAGAGCGCCTAGGGTTCAGTCAAAAAGACATCGACAGCAAATTTACCGTCTTCAAACCCGTCGGCTGCGAAAAATGTACCGCAGGCTTTAAAGGCCGAGTCGGTATTTACGAAGTGATGAAAATGTCAGGAGAACTGGCAAAATGCATTATGGAAGGTGGAAATTCGCTTGAGCTTCTAGAAATCGCCAAAAAAGAAGGCATGGATACTCTACGTCAATCAGGCTTAAGTAAAGTCGTACAAGGGATCAGCAGCATTAACGAAATCAATCGAGTAACGAGTTTTTAA
- a CDS encoding GIY-YIG nuclease family protein, with protein MKLPCVYILASDRNGTLYIGVTSNLIKRIWEHKNDITQGFSNQYSVHNLVYYEVHENMDSAIAREKQMKKWKRDWKISLIESKNPYWNDLYTGIL; from the coding sequence ATGAAATTGCCGTGTGTTTATATACTGGCATCAGATAGAAATGGAACACTTTATATTGGTGTCACCAGTAATCTAATTAAGCGAATTTGGGAACACAAAAATGATATAACTCAGGGCTTTTCAAACCAATACTCTGTACATAACCTTGTATATTACGAAGTTCACGAAAATATGGATTCTGCAATAGCTAGAGAAAAGCAGATGAAAAAATGGAAAAGAGATTGGAAAATTAGCCTCATTGAATCAAAGAATCCTTATTGGAATGATTTGTACACTGGAATCTTGTAG